One Triticum dicoccoides isolate Atlit2015 ecotype Zavitan chromosome 5B, WEW_v2.0, whole genome shotgun sequence genomic window carries:
- the LOC119311663 gene encoding elongation factor-like GTPase 1, whose protein sequence is MAAAESTALPADPRRVRNTCILAHVDHGKTTLADHLVASCGDGLLHPRLAGRLRFMDYLDEEQRRAITMKSAAVLLRYGDGPAAHRVNLIDSPGHIDFCSEVSSAARLSDSALILVDAVEGVHIQTHAALRQAFLERLRPCLVLNKLDRLITELHLTPAEAYTRLHRILADVNSIYSALRSHSYFSVLASLEDQPSSSSSASQDDLPEDADDDEEDAFQPQKGNVVFACALDGWGFRIHHFAELYATKLGASASALLRGFWGPRYLDKKVDKKGKKNFMIVGKKAVEGTDREPMFVEFILKPLWKLYEGVLGQDGEIVQKVISNFKLNIPPRELQNKDPKLVLQSVMSRWLPLADAVMAMVVECTPDPVVAQGARVARLMPKRELAPEDAAGCAEVVLEAERVRRCVETCDAGADSPVVVYVSKMFAVPCKMLPPKGVHGELLNHQDASESEECFMAFARVFSGVLRAGQKVFVLSALYDPLKGDAVQKHVQEIELQYLYEMLGQGLRPVASVSAGNVVAIQGLGQHILKSATLSSTKNCWPFSSMMFQVSPMLKVAIEPANPTDLGALVKGIKLLNRADPFVEYTVTHRGEHILAAAGEVHLERCKKDLEERFAKVKLVVSDPLVSFKETIEGEGAGLLEGLKAPHAFVERTTPNGRCTVRVQVLRLPNALTKVLQESDQLLGQIMEGKTSKRNAMLNPQISQDDCDSVAMLRQRMVSAIDSELEAISEQVDKEKLQKCRKTWLGYLKRIWSLGPWQVGPNFLLLPDVESSDGVITMEDGRQGILVRGRADFSERLGFVSGSDAEANHTPDSSKSSADTPESLHLESVALRNSILSGFQFATNAGPLCDEPMWGLAFIIEPYIFADNSDAAHQSDQYNIFSGQVITAVKEACRAAVLQNNPRLVEGMYFCELTTPTPQLGSTYAVLGRRRAKILKEEMQEGTSVFTVHAYLPVAESIGFSSQLRTLTSGAASALLVLSHWDAIQEDPFFVPKSQEEIEEFGDGASIGPNLAKKLMNSVRRRKGLHVEEKVVEHGTKQRTLSRKT, encoded by the coding sequence atggcggcggcggagagCACGGCGCTGCCGGCGGACCCCCGGCGCGTCCGCAACACGTGCATCCTGGCGCACGTCGACCACGGGAAGACCACGCTGGCGGACCACCTCGTCGCCTCCTGCGGCGACGGCCTGCTCCACCCCAGGCTCGCCGGCCGCCTCCGCTTCATGGACTACCTCGACGAGGAGCAGCGCCGGGCCATCACCATGAAGTCTGCCGCCGTGCTCCTCCGCTACGGCGACGGCCCCGCCGCGCACCGGGTCAACCTCATCGACTCCCCGGGCCACATCGACTTCTGCTCCGAGGTCTCCTCCGCCGCGCGCCTCTCCGACTCGGCGCTCATCCTCGTCGACGCCGTCGAGGGCGTCCACATCCAGACCCACGCCGCGCTGCGCCAGGCCTTCCTCGAGCGCCTCCGCCCCTGCCTCGTCCTCAACAAGCTCGACCGCCTCATCACCGAGCTCCACCTCACCCCCGCCGAGGCCTACACGCGCCTGCACCGCATCCTCGCCGACGTCAACTCCATCTACTCCGCGCTGCGGTCGCACTCCTACTTCTCCGTCCTCGCCTCCCTCGAGGACCAACCGTCCTCCAGCTCGTCAGCCTCACAGGACGATCTCCCGGAAGAtgctgatgacgacgaggaggacgccTTCCAGCCCCAAAAGGGCAATGTCGTCTTCGCCTGCGCCCTCGATGGCTGGGGCTTCCGCATCCACCACTTCGCAGAGTTGTACGCCACCAAGCTTGGCGCCAGCGCCTCTGCTTTGCTGAGAGGATTTTGGGGGCCGCGATACTTGGACAAAAAGGTGgataagaagggtaagaagaatttTATGATTGTGGGAAAGAAGGCGGTGGAGGGTACTGACCGGGAGCCCATGTTTGTGGAGTTCATTCTGAAGCCCCTATGGAAATTGTACGAGGGAGTGCTGGGGCAGGACGGGGAGATAGTTCAGAAGGTCATTAGCAACTTCAAATTGAACATTCCGCCGCGGGAGCTGCAGAACAAGGACCCAAAGTTAGTTTTGCAGTCTGTGATGAGCCGGTGGCTGCCGCTGGCAGATGCAGTGATGGCAATGGTGGTCGAATGCACTCCTGACCCTGTTGTCGCCCAAGGGGCCAGGGTTGCAAGGCTTATGCCAAAGAGGGAGCTTGCACCAGAGGATGCTGCTGGTTGCGCTGAGGTTGTCTTGGAGGCAGAGAGGGTCAGAAGGTGTGTGGAGACCTGTGACGCGGGTGCAGATTCTCCGGTGGTGGTGTATGTGTCGAAGATGTTTGCGGTGCCATGTAAGATGTTACCACCGAAGGGGGTGCACGGCGAGTTGTTGAACCATCAGGATGCAAGTGAATCAGAGGAGTGTTTTATGGCATTTGCGAGAGTGTTCAGCGGGGTTCTTCGTGCAGGGCAGAAGGTTTTTGTGCTGTCGGCATTGTATGATCCACTGAAAGGGGATGCAGTGCAGAAGCATGTACAGGAGATTGAGCTGCAATACTTGTATGAAATGCTGGGACAGGGCTTGAGGCCAGTTGCCAGTGTGAGTGCTGGGAATGTGGTTGCAATTCAGGGCCTTGGGCAGCATATATTAAAGAGTGCCACGTTGTCATCCACCAAGAATTGCTGGCCCTTCTCAAGTATGATGTTCCAGGTGTCTCCGATGCTTAAGGTTGCAATTGAGCCTGCCAACCCGACGGATCTGGGAGCTCTTGTTAAAGGGATCAAGCTTCTTAACCGAGCAGACCCATTTGTTGAGTACACTGTCACGCACAGGGGTGAACATATCCTTGCCGCAGCTGGGGAGGTTCATTTGGAGCGGTGCAAAAAGGATCTGGAGGAAAGGTTTGCAAAGGTTAAATTGGTCGTTTCAGACCCCCTGGTCTCCTTTAAAGAGACGATCGAAGGAGAAGGTGCTGGCTTATTGGAAGGCTTGAAGGCTCCGCATGCATTTGTTGAGAGGACTACTCCAAACGGGAGATGCACTGTGAGAGTTCAGGTCCTAAGACTTCCCAATGCTCTGACTAAGGTCCTCCAAGAAAGTGATCAATTGCTTGGTCAAATAATGGAGGGGAAAACATCAAAGAGGAATGCAATGTTAAACCCACAAATTTCTCAAGATGATTGTGATTCTGTTGCGATGCTTAGGCAGCGCATGGTCAGTGCCATAGACAGTGAATTGGAAGCCATTTCTGAGCAAGTGGATAAAGAAAAACTTCAGAAGTGTAGAAAGACATGGCTTGGGTACCTCAAAAGGATCTGGTCCTTGGGTCCTTGGCAGGTTGGCCCAAACTTCCTTCTCTTGCCTGATGTTGAATCAAGTGATGGTGTGATAACCATGGAAGATGGAAGGCAAGGTATTCTTGTGCGTGGTAGAGCAGATTTTTCTGAGAGATTGGGGTTTGTGAGTGGATCTGATGCTGAAGCTAACCATACTCCTGACAGCAGTAAATCATCAGCAGATACTCCTGAATCGTTACATCTAGAATCTGTGGCACTAAGGAACAGCATTCTTTCAGGATTTCAGTTTGCCACGAACGCAGGGCCTTTATGTGATGAACCAATGTGGGGTCTGGCATTTATCATTGAGCCTTACATATTTGCTGACAACTCTGATGCTGCCCATCAATCTGATCAATACAACATCTTCAGTGGCCAAGTAATAACCGCAGTTAAAGAAGCATGCCGTGCAGCCGTTCTTCAGAACAACCCAAGGCTTGTCGAAGGCATGTATTTCTGTGAATTGACCACCCCGACTCCGCAACTAGGTTCAACATATGCAGTTCTTGGCAGGAGACGAGCGAAGATTTTAAAAGAAGAAATGCAAGAAGGGACTTCAGTATTTACAGTGCATGCTTACTTGCCTGTTGCCGAGAGCATTGGATTTTCTAGTCAGCTCAGGACATTAACATCAGGTGCAGCCAGCGCGCTGCTTGTTCTTAGCCACTGGGATGCTATTCAGGAGGACCCTTTTTTTGTCCCAAAGTCACAGGAGGAGATTGAAGAATTTGGAGATGGGGCAAGCATTGGGCCAAACTTGGCCAAGAAACTTATGAATTCTGTGAGGCGGAGGAAAGGATTGCATGTTGAAGAGAAAGTTGTGGAGCATGGCACGAAACAGCGAACTCTCTCTAGGAAAACATAG